Proteins encoded in a region of the Paenibacillus wynnii genome:
- the dnaB gene encoding replicative DNA helicase codes for MGGDLFFDRIPPQNLEAEQAVIGAVLLQDEALITAMERVDTEDFYDKPHQLIFEAMVQLGEESQPIDLVTLTSRLQDKGQLEEIGGVSYLAKLAHAVPTAANVEYYAQIIEEKAMLRRLIRTATQIVSEGYTGGEDVGNMLSDAERRILEISNRRSGSGFVNIRDVLMQVFDRVELLHQNKGGTSGIPTGFADLDKMTNGFQRNDLIIVAARPSVGKTAFALNIAQNVGVRAKETVAIFSLEMSAPQLVQRMICAEANLDANIMRTGDFKSDDDWSKLTMGIQSLSESEIYIDDTPGITVTDIRAKCRRLKKEKGLGMIVIDYLQLIQGRGKGGENRQQEVSEISRTLKQIARELDVPVIALSQLSRGVEQRQDKRPMMSDLRESGSIEQDADIVAFLYRDDYYDKESEKKNIIEIILAKQRNGPVGTVELVFLKNFNKFVNYERAHAEPFAG; via the coding sequence ATGGGTGGTGATCTCTTTTTCGATCGGATTCCACCGCAAAATCTGGAGGCAGAGCAGGCGGTAATCGGTGCGGTTCTTTTGCAGGACGAAGCGTTAATCACCGCCATGGAGCGTGTGGATACCGAAGACTTCTACGATAAGCCGCATCAATTGATTTTTGAGGCGATGGTACAACTCGGAGAAGAGAGCCAGCCGATAGATCTGGTTACGCTGACGTCCAGACTGCAGGATAAAGGTCAGTTGGAGGAAATCGGTGGAGTAAGCTACCTAGCGAAGTTGGCGCATGCCGTGCCTACAGCAGCGAATGTAGAATATTACGCGCAGATTATTGAGGAAAAAGCCATGCTGCGGAGGCTGATCCGCACAGCAACACAGATTGTAAGCGAAGGCTACACCGGCGGCGAAGATGTCGGGAATATGCTGAGTGACGCCGAACGCCGGATCTTGGAAATATCCAACCGGAGAAGCGGTAGTGGCTTTGTCAACATCCGTGATGTATTAATGCAGGTATTTGATCGTGTGGAGCTGCTTCATCAGAACAAAGGGGGGACCTCCGGTATCCCTACGGGCTTCGCAGATTTGGATAAGATGACCAATGGTTTTCAACGCAATGATCTTATCATTGTAGCAGCACGTCCTTCGGTTGGTAAAACGGCCTTTGCGCTCAATATCGCTCAGAATGTAGGGGTGAGAGCCAAGGAAACCGTAGCTATATTCAGTCTGGAAATGTCCGCGCCTCAGCTAGTACAGCGGATGATTTGTGCCGAAGCGAATCTGGACGCTAACATTATGCGTACAGGTGACTTCAAAAGTGATGATGATTGGTCAAAGCTGACGATGGGGATTCAATCCTTATCTGAATCGGAGATTTACATTGATGATACACCTGGTATCACGGTTACAGATATTCGTGCCAAATGCCGCCGGCTTAAGAAAGAGAAAGGGCTAGGCATGATCGTCATTGACTATTTGCAGCTCATTCAAGGCCGTGGCAAAGGCGGAGAGAACCGTCAGCAGGAGGTTTCTGAAATCTCCCGTACACTTAAGCAGATTGCCCGTGAGCTAGATGTCCCGGTTATTGCATTGTCACAGCTTAGCCGTGGAGTGGAGCAGCGTCAGGATAAACGTCCAATGATGAGTGACTTGCGTGAGTCGGGTTCGATCGAGCAGGATGCCGATATCGTAGCCTTCCTGTATCGGGATGATTACTACGACAAGGAATCGGAAAAGAAAAATATTATTGAAATTATCCTTGCTAAACAGCGTAACGGTCCCGTGGGGACGGTCGAGTTAGTGTTTTTGAAAAATTTCAACAAGTTCGTTAACTACGAGCGGGCACATGCCGAACCATTTGCTGGCTAA
- a CDS encoding adenylosuccinate synthase: protein MSTVVVVGTQWGDEGKGKITDFLAESADVVARYQGGNNAGHTILIDGKKYKLSLIPSGVFYKEKTCVIGNGMVINPAALIQEINYIHENGFDTKNLVISDRAHVIMPYHMLLDALEEDRKGPNKIGTTRKGIGPCYMDKAARNGIRISDLMDAEEFELRLRHLMEEKNQVITQVYGAEALDVEEILTQYLEYAEVLRDYVTDTSVVLNDAIDADARVLFEGAQGVMLDIDQGTYPFVTSSNPSAGGVCIGSGVGPSKIKQVIGVAKAYTTRVGDGPFPTELNDEIGDYIRETGHEYGTVTGRARRVGWFDSVVVRHARRVSGITGLSLNSLDVLSGLETVKICTGYKFRGEIITTYPASLKKLAECEAVYEELPGWSEDITSAKTLEDLPENTRKYVERVSELTGIPIAIFSVGRNREQTNQVMPMYV from the coding sequence ATGTCAACGGTTGTCGTGGTGGGAACACAATGGGGAGACGAAGGCAAAGGTAAAATCACTGACTTTCTGGCAGAGAGCGCAGATGTGGTCGCCCGTTATCAAGGGGGGAACAATGCCGGTCACACGATTCTGATTGACGGTAAGAAGTATAAGCTCAGCCTGATTCCTTCAGGTGTATTTTATAAAGAGAAGACTTGTGTAATCGGTAATGGTATGGTTATCAATCCGGCTGCCCTAATCCAAGAAATCAATTATATCCATGAGAATGGATTCGATACGAAGAACCTGGTCATCAGCGACCGTGCTCATGTTATTATGCCTTATCATATGCTGCTTGATGCTCTGGAAGAGGATCGTAAAGGTCCGAACAAGATTGGTACAACACGTAAAGGTATCGGCCCTTGTTATATGGATAAAGCTGCACGTAACGGTATCCGTATTTCAGATCTGATGGATGCAGAAGAGTTCGAACTTAGACTTCGCCATCTGATGGAAGAGAAGAATCAAGTGATTACTCAGGTCTATGGTGCGGAAGCCTTGGATGTTGAAGAGATTTTGACTCAGTATCTGGAGTATGCAGAAGTGCTGCGTGATTATGTAACTGATACATCGGTCGTGCTGAATGATGCTATTGATGCAGATGCAAGAGTACTGTTTGAAGGTGCGCAAGGAGTTATGTTGGATATTGACCAAGGAACATACCCGTTCGTTACTTCATCTAACCCATCTGCCGGCGGTGTGTGTATCGGATCTGGCGTTGGCCCTTCCAAGATCAAACAGGTTATCGGAGTAGCTAAAGCCTACACTACCCGTGTGGGTGACGGTCCTTTCCCTACAGAATTGAATGATGAGATTGGTGATTACATCCGTGAGACAGGACATGAGTATGGTACTGTAACAGGACGTGCTCGCCGTGTAGGCTGGTTCGACAGTGTTGTTGTGCGCCATGCCCGCCGTGTCAGCGGTATCACTGGTCTATCCCTGAACTCTCTTGATGTACTGAGTGGATTGGAAACCGTGAAGATCTGCACAGGCTACAAATTCCGTGGAGAGATCATCACTACTTACCCGGCAAGCCTTAAAAAGCTGGCTGAATGTGAAGCGGTATACGAGGAACTGCCAGGTTGGAGCGAGGATATCACATCCGCAAAAACTTTGGAGGATCTACCGGAGAACACTCGTAAATACGTAGAACGTGTATCCGAGTTAACAGGGATTCCAATCGCTATTTTCTCCGTAGGACGTAACCGTGAACAGACAAATCAAGTAATGCCAATGTACGTATAA
- a CDS encoding M23 family metallopeptidase, which yields MKGFKFTRGMGKLRNGQTAAAESSVEDQQDRMTAKVDGIAGTLGLRRNWLLATAGIVLVTTFLVGAGKQYVGANTEPYYRVMVQGQEIGTLSDKAALDQLFAKKQQEYQAKYPGTDMILQTEGITTEVDKAYKPEINNEATLAKLDGMLKAYAVGVQLIVDGKAVGVVKDQETATAVLNKVKQHYIPGQTAEVAGAKLMKTASSTKNITTASPISKKVEGANIREDVSLLPIKADPNKILDLDEAVKLLTEGVESPLLYTVQEGDTISGIAKRFETTQKEIFNNNPTVKELTLQIGDQLQLSVPQPAITVVTVEQISEKVIIEPEVIVRKSDQLAAGKSKVVRPGQTGEKEMQYRLTKENGLVVQEEWLGQTVLKASLPEVVYRGTKIVGEGSGMFNWPVSGARISSSFGARWGRTHKGVDLVSGNRTIMAADAGTVTFAGVQSGYGNVVIINHRNGYETYYGHLSKISVSQGQKLEQGAKIGVMGNTGRSTGTHLHFEIRKNGSAANPMKYLR from the coding sequence ATGAAGGGATTTAAGTTTACGCGCGGGATGGGGAAACTGCGGAACGGCCAAACGGCGGCGGCAGAATCCAGCGTGGAAGATCAGCAGGACAGGATGACCGCAAAGGTGGACGGGATTGCAGGAACCTTAGGATTGCGGCGGAACTGGCTTTTGGCAACAGCAGGGATCGTACTTGTCACCACCTTTTTAGTAGGCGCAGGGAAACAGTATGTGGGGGCGAATACAGAACCCTATTATCGAGTAATGGTTCAAGGGCAAGAGATTGGGACGTTGAGTGACAAGGCCGCACTGGATCAGCTATTTGCAAAAAAACAACAGGAGTATCAGGCGAAATACCCCGGTACGGATATGATCCTCCAGACGGAAGGCATTACTACTGAGGTTGATAAAGCCTACAAACCAGAGATTAACAACGAAGCTACGTTGGCGAAGCTGGATGGTATGCTGAAAGCCTATGCTGTTGGCGTACAACTGATAGTAGACGGTAAAGCAGTAGGGGTTGTAAAGGATCAGGAGACGGCCACTGCGGTATTAAATAAGGTTAAGCAGCATTACATACCTGGACAGACCGCTGAGGTCGCCGGGGCTAAACTAATGAAAACTGCATCAAGCACCAAGAATATAACAACAGCGTCACCGATATCCAAGAAGGTAGAGGGGGCCAACATTCGTGAAGATGTATCCCTTCTACCCATAAAAGCGGATCCAAACAAAATATTGGATCTGGATGAAGCCGTTAAGCTGCTGACAGAAGGCGTAGAGTCTCCTCTGCTCTATACTGTTCAAGAAGGTGATACCATTTCCGGTATTGCCAAACGCTTCGAGACCACACAGAAGGAAATATTCAACAACAATCCAACTGTGAAAGAATTGACGTTGCAAATCGGGGACCAGCTTCAGCTATCCGTACCCCAGCCTGCTATAACCGTAGTAACAGTAGAGCAGATATCAGAAAAGGTTATTATTGAGCCGGAAGTGATCGTACGTAAAAGTGACCAGTTGGCAGCCGGTAAAAGCAAGGTGGTCCGTCCAGGTCAGACTGGTGAAAAAGAAATGCAATACCGTCTTACGAAGGAGAACGGTCTGGTTGTTCAAGAGGAGTGGCTGGGTCAGACTGTCCTAAAGGCTTCGCTTCCAGAAGTAGTCTACCGGGGAACTAAAATTGTAGGTGAAGGTTCGGGTATGTTCAACTGGCCCGTATCTGGTGCTAGGATCTCAAGCAGTTTCGGTGCACGTTGGGGCCGTACCCATAAAGGTGTGGATTTAGTATCAGGCAATCGTACGATTATGGCTGCTGATGCCGGCACAGTAACTTTCGCAGGTGTTCAGAGCGGCTACGGCAACGTTGTCATTATTAATCATCGTAATGGATATGAGACTTATTACGGTCACTTGAGCAAAATCTCTGTGAGTCAGGGTCAAAAGCTGGAGCAAGGGGCAAAGATTGGTGTTATGGGCAATACCGGCCGATCAACCGGAACCCATCTTCATTTTGAAATCCGTAAGAATGGCTCGGCAGCCAATCCCATGAAATACTTGCGATAA